The DNA segment GCGCCCCGGCCAGTCGGCCCGCCAGGCGTACCGGTCCTGGTCGACGACCGCGCTCAGTCCGTCCGGGCCGTCCGGCAGGCGGCGCGAGCGCGGGTCGGGCAGGACGGGCCCGTCGTCCAGCGCGAAGCCGTACCGCGCGCCGTCCGCCGCGTCGGCCTCGGCCGTCCACCAGCCCGGCCGCTGCGGATCGGGTTCCATCGTCCGCGTGGCGCCCTCGCAGCTGAGCGCGACCCGGTCTGCCTGTGGTGCCCACACCTCGAACTTCACGGACGGTTCCCCTTCGTCTGCTCACCGTGATGCAGTCGGTCCATCGTGCCGCGAATTCGATCAATCCGCTTTCGAATCGGGGCTTTCCACCCGGGTGTCGCGGAACTGGGCGGCCGTGGGCGTCGGTTGCCTCTTCTGGACACCTCGGGGTGCGCTGCCCGACAATCACGCATGTGACGTCGTCCTTCGAATTCCCCGTGTATCCCGTACGGGTCTCCGACGCGGAACGCGACAAGGCGCTGCGGGTACTGCGGGACGGCGTCGCCCTGGGCAAGCTGTCGCACGACACGTTCGTGCACCGCATGGAGCTGGCCCTCGCCGCGCGCAGCCCCCGCGAACTCGCCGTGCTCACCGCCGACCTCAAGGACGGCAACCGGCTGAGCCGCGCCCTGTTCGGCACCGTGGAGGCCGTGTCCGGCTTCGGCGTCCGGCTGGGCCGGGCCTGGCGTGCCGAGCGGCTGCCCAAGCTGCTGCTGCCCCACCCGACGCACGGCCACCCGCTGCGCATCGGCCGCGACCCGGCCAGCGGACTCCGGCTCAACCACGACACCGTGTCCCGGGTGCACGCCGAACTCCGGTACCAGGGCGGCATGTGGGTGCTGCGGGACCTCGGCTCGACCAACGGCACCACCGTGAACGGGCGCCGGGTGCTGGGTGCCGTGGCGGTGCGCGAGGGGGACCTCGTCGGCTTCGGCACGGTGTCCTACCGGCTCGCGGTGGACTGACGCACCGGGCCCGAACCGGTGTGCCGTCATGGCTGCCGTTCGGGTGAGCCGGACTGGCGCGGCCCGGCCGACGTGCCGATGCACCGGTCATGAACCGTCTGACACGTACGGCGGCGCTCGCCGCCACCCTCATGGTCACCTGTCTGCTCGCCCCCGGCACCACGGCCCACGCGGCGTCCGTCGACTGGCTCTCCCTCACCGTCACCCGGCCCGGCACCGACGGCGCCGGCAGCCGCGCCGCCCTGCTGCTCTGCGACCCGCCGCAGGGCCACCCCAAGGCCGCCGAAGCATGCGCGGAACTCACGGCAGTGGAGGGTGACTTCAGCCGCCTGGGCGACAAGGACACCCTCTGCACGCTGGTCTACGCACCGGTCCGCGCCCGCGCCCACGGCAGCTGGCACGGCAAGCCCGTCTCCTACGACCGGACGTTCGGCAACGCCTGCGAGCTGCACGCGGAGACGGGTGACGTGTTCGCCCTGGAGGGCTGACGGCGTGGCCGGGTGGCGGCCCCGCGTTCTCCCGCCACCCGGCCCGCCCGGCCGCTCAGACCGCGCTCACCGATTCGTCGACCCGCTCCAGCAGCCCCACCGGCAGCGCGGAGAACAGGTCCTCCGCGCGCACCTCGCCCGTGAACTCGCGGTCCGGGGCGAGGACGTCCCGCCAGCGGCCGGGCGGCAGCGCGAGGTGGGTGTCGTGCCAGCCGCCCGCCTCCGCCAGGTGCACCGAGAGCCGGGTCACCGCCGTGATCACCTCGCCGGAGCGGGAGAACGCCAGCACATGCTCGGCCGACGGTCCCTCGGCGAGCAGCGGGGCGTAGGCCCCCTCCCGGCCGAAGACCTCCGGCCGGCGCGCCCGGAGCCGCAGCGCGGCCGTGGTCAGCGCCTCCTTCTCGCCCGGCGCGGCCGGCGGGAAGGGCACCGGACGCCGGTTGTCGGGGTCCACCAGCGCCCGGTACTCGCTCTCCGTGCCCTGGTACAGGTCGGGCACGCCCGGCATCGTCAGGTGGACCAGCGCGGTGCCCAGCACGTTGGCCCGGATGTGCGGCTCCAGCTCCTTGCGGAAGGCGGCCACCCGCTCACCGGGCGGCCCGCAGGGCCCGGCGGCGACGAACGCGGCCACCGCGTCCTCGTACGGCCGCTCCTGCTCGGTCCAGCTCGTGTACATGCCCGCCTCGCGGACGTGCTTCAGCAACGCCTCGCGTACCCGCTCCTCCTCGGCCGGGCCGAGTCCGAAGACCGTCTGCCAGGCGGCCCAGGCCAGCTGGCCGTCGGGGACGACCTCCGGCTCCCGGCTCACCTCGGTGAGCAGCTTGGCCCAGCGGCCGGGGCACTCGGTGAGCACGTTCAGCGCCGCCCGGACGTCCGCGCTGCGCTTGGTGTCGTGCGTGGTGACCACCGTGCCGGTGTCCGGCCAGTGGCTCGCCAGCCGGGCGCAGTAGGCGTGGAACTCCGCCGGGGAGACCCCCACCCGGCCCGGATCGCCGCCCACCTCGGTCGCCGACAGCAGCGGGACGTAGCGGTAGAACGCCGTGTCCTCCACCGACTTGGCCCGCAGCGCCGACGCCGTCTGCGCGAACCGGGCGCGGAACTCGCTGAGTTCGGGCAGTGTGCCGTCGTCCGGACCGGTCAGCAGTCCGCGTACCAGATCGACCGCGTCGGCCTCCTCCGTCACCGCGAACGCCCGCCGTGCCTCGGCCGCCGCCTCCTCGGTGACGACGGAGGCGGCGTCCTCGGAGGTGTACGGGCGGTAGACCGGCATCCGGACCAGCAGCTCCTCCAGGGCCGTGCGCAGCGCCCAGGGCGCCCGGTCGCGCAGCGCCAGGTCCAAGGAGGCCGCGCACAGCCGGACGGCCGAGCGGGTCAGCCGGTCGGCCTCGGCGGCCAGCTCATGGGTGAGCACCTTGTACGCGGCCCGGCGCACGGTGGCGCCCCAGTCGCCGCCCCGGTCGAGCTGCGGCGCCGCGAAGGCCCGGTAATGCGCTTCGAGTTCGGCGGCACCGGCCGGACCGGTGAACACCCCGTCGATGCGGCGCAGGGCGTCGTAGCCGGTGGTGCCGGCGACGGGCCAGGAATCGGGAAGCTCCTCCTCGTCGGCGAGGATCTTCTCCACCACCGTCCAGCGGCCCCCGGTCGCCTCGTCCAGCCGGGCCAGATAGGCGTCGGGGTCGGCGAGGCCGTCCGGGTGATCGATGCGCAGGCCCTCGATCACGTCCTCGGCCAGCAGCTGGAGGATCTTGCCATGGGTGGCGTCGAAGACCTCGGGGTCCTCCACCCGCACCCCGATCAGCTCGGAGATGCTGAAGAAGCGCCGGTAGTTCAGCTCGGT comes from the Streptomyces seoulensis genome and includes:
- the treY gene encoding malto-oligosyltrehalose synthase, with the protein product MPTATYRLQLQPSFPFAAAEAAVPYLASLGVSHLHLSPVLEAVPGSTHGYDVVDHTRVRAELGGEDGLRSLSRTAREHGLGLVVDIVPNHMAMAPRYNRALWEVLREGPESPYARWFDIDWASRGGQVLLPVLGGPVAAEREHLVADGELLRYHDHLFPVRSGTEGLPLPELLDAQWYRPVWWRLARTELNYRRFFSISELIGVRVEDPEVFDATHGKILQLLAEDVIEGLRIDHPDGLADPDAYLARLDEATGGRWTVVEKILADEEELPDSWPVAGTTGYDALRRIDGVFTGPAGAAELEAHYRAFAAPQLDRGGDWGATVRRAAYKVLTHELAAEADRLTRSAVRLCAASLDLALRDRAPWALRTALEELLVRMPVYRPYTSEDAASVVTEEAAAEARRAFAVTEEADAVDLVRGLLTGPDDGTLPELSEFRARFAQTASALRAKSVEDTAFYRYVPLLSATEVGGDPGRVGVSPAEFHAYCARLASHWPDTGTVVTTHDTKRSADVRAALNVLTECPGRWAKLLTEVSREPEVVPDGQLAWAAWQTVFGLGPAEEERVREALLKHVREAGMYTSWTEQERPYEDAVAAFVAAGPCGPPGERVAAFRKELEPHIRANVLGTALVHLTMPGVPDLYQGTESEYRALVDPDNRRPVPFPPAAPGEKEALTTAALRLRARRPEVFGREGAYAPLLAEGPSAEHVLAFSRSGEVITAVTRLSVHLAEAGGWHDTHLALPPGRWRDVLAPDREFTGEVRAEDLFSALPVGLLERVDESVSAV
- a CDS encoding SSI family serine proteinase inhibitor, producing MNRLTRTAALAATLMVTCLLAPGTTAHAASVDWLSLTVTRPGTDGAGSRAALLLCDPPQGHPKAAEACAELTAVEGDFSRLGDKDTLCTLVYAPVRARAHGSWHGKPVSYDRTFGNACELHAETGDVFALEG
- a CDS encoding DUF1707 and FHA domain-containing protein, coding for MTSSFEFPVYPVRVSDAERDKALRVLRDGVALGKLSHDTFVHRMELALAARSPRELAVLTADLKDGNRLSRALFGTVEAVSGFGVRLGRAWRAERLPKLLLPHPTHGHPLRIGRDPASGLRLNHDTVSRVHAELRYQGGMWVLRDLGSTNGTTVNGRRVLGAVAVREGDLVGFGTVSYRLAVD